The following coding sequences are from one Myxococcota bacterium window:
- the rpsB gene encoding 30S ribosomal protein S2, translating into MSETPAPPEAAGETLAPPASETAEALVQREALTIRELVEAGAHFGHQTRRWNPRMKPFLFGERNGVHIMDLDQTLPRFQEALSFLTETVAQGGKVLFVSTKRQAQSFVEAEAQRCEQFYVSRRWLGGMLTNFKTVRKSIERFKELLEQTTDEEKLAELSKKELSRVNRWIEKYRKSLDGIKEMTRLPDAMFVVDVKREAIAVKEAQRLGIPIVAIVDSNCDPGGIEFVVPGNDDSTRAIELYCQRVADACREGAELYNARIQSEVSEQEKAEGEKASGGRVVVEITQQPRRGRGTHSAEPREPREKRGGKGEAKAAEGGDAAEAPAEASAAPEGAEAAPAEGAESAPEKTESE; encoded by the coding sequence ATGTCCGAGACACCGGCCCCCCCGGAGGCCGCGGGGGAGACCCTCGCGCCTCCCGCGAGTGAGACGGCCGAAGCCCTGGTTCAGCGCGAGGCGCTGACCATTCGTGAGCTGGTGGAAGCCGGCGCCCACTTCGGTCACCAGACGCGACGCTGGAACCCGCGCATGAAGCCGTTCCTGTTCGGCGAGCGCAACGGCGTCCACATCATGGATCTCGATCAGACGCTGCCGCGCTTCCAGGAAGCGCTGTCGTTCCTGACCGAGACCGTCGCCCAGGGCGGCAAGGTGCTGTTCGTCAGCACGAAGCGTCAGGCTCAGTCGTTCGTCGAAGCCGAGGCCCAGCGCTGCGAGCAGTTCTACGTCAGCCGACGCTGGCTCGGCGGAATGCTGACCAACTTCAAGACGGTGCGGAAGTCGATCGAGCGCTTCAAGGAGCTGCTCGAGCAGACCACCGACGAGGAGAAGCTCGCGGAGCTCTCGAAGAAGGAACTCTCTCGGGTCAACCGCTGGATCGAGAAGTACCGAAAGTCCCTCGACGGCATCAAGGAGATGACGCGGCTGCCGGACGCGATGTTCGTGGTCGACGTCAAGCGCGAAGCGATCGCCGTGAAGGAGGCGCAGCGCCTCGGGATCCCGATCGTCGCGATCGTCGACTCGAACTGTGATCCGGGCGGCATCGAGTTCGTCGTTCCCGGCAACGATGACTCGACCCGTGCCATCGAACTCTATTGCCAGCGCGTCGCCGATGCCTGTCGCGAAGGCGCCGAACTCTACAACGCGCGCATCCAGAGCGAGGTGAGCGAGCAGGAGAAGGCGGAAGGCGAGAAGGCCAGCGGCGGTCGGGTCGTGGTGGAGATCACCCAGCAGCCGCGCCGCGGCCGCGGCACCCACAGCGCCGAACCCCGGGAGCCCCGCGAGAAGCGCGGGGGCAAGGGCGAGGCCAAGGCAGCCGAGGGCGGAGACGCGGCGGAGGCGCCCGCCGAAGCCAGCGCGGCGCCCGAGGGCGCCGAGGCGGCCCCGGCCGAGGGCGCGGAGTCCGCGCCCGAGAAAACCGAATCGGAATAG